The following proteins are encoded in a genomic region of Primulina huaijiensis isolate GDHJ02 chromosome 3, ASM1229523v2, whole genome shotgun sequence:
- the LOC140973818 gene encoding uncharacterized protein produces MDVIPNLNRVSAEDFMKQRRVIADEEAVTNMINDLPLEDAVSGELEAVGELEEHELEVDRGMLLEDAAGGMEPVVVFYFVKQRKVIVDEEAVANMRNDLPLENAVSDELEAVRELEEHELEVGRGMLLEDAVGEMEPVVVLDGIYDLP; encoded by the exons ATGGATGTTATTCCAAACTTGAACAGAGTTTCGGCTGAAGACTTTATGAAGCAGAGGAGAGTTATTGCTGACGAAGAAGCGGTCACTAATATGATAAATGACTTGCCATTGGAGGATGCAGTCAGCGGTGAGTTGGAGGCTGTCGGAGAATTGGAGGAGCATGAGTTGGAGGTTGACAGAGGCATGTTGTTGGAAGATGCTGCCGGTGGAATGGAGCCGGTTGTTGTGTTTTACTTTGTGAAGCAGAGGAA AGTTATTGTTGACGAAGAAGCGGTCGCTAATATGAGAAATGACTTGCCATTGGAGAATGCTGTCAGCGATGAGTTGGAGGCTGTCAGAGAATTGGAGGAGCATGAGTTGGAGGTTGGTAGAGGCATGTTGTTGGAGGATGCTGTCGGTGAAATGGAGCCGGTTGTTGTGTTGGACGGAATTTATGACTTACCTTGA